The Pseudomonadales bacterium genomic interval GGGCACCTCGAAGCGTGTGCTCTCGAGCGAGAACGTGCCGTCGGAGCGCCGTTGGGTGCGCACGGCTTCGGTGCGAAACGCACGGCGCAGCCGCTCGCTCCCAGGGCACTCGCGCCCGACATCGGTGCCGTCGCCGTAGCGTGCCAGCGGAGAACAGCCGAGTTCGCTGTGCGAACGGCGGTTGTACTCCATCTCGACCCGAGCCTGCGTGGCCTCGTTCAGCCGCTCGAGCGTGAGCTCTGCGCAGCCCTCGAGCATCGCCATCAGGCGCGACTCCACGCTCGCCCAGAACGTCTCCTGCTTGGCGTTCTGGTACGGCGAGTACGGCAGCGTGGTCTCGTGCACGATGCCGAGCGTGTGCAGCCCGGCCGTGACCTCGGCGGCCAGCATCGGTGCGCCGTTGTCGGTCATCAGCGCACGCGGCAACGCGCGCTTCTGCAGCGCTTGCGAGCCCGTGCACGAAGGTCTCGGCCGTCTCGGCCAGATACCACTGCAGGTGGCAGGCAAGACGCGAGTGGTCATCGATCACCCCGAGCAGCACGGGTTTTTGCCACACGCCCGTGCGGCTGAGCACCGGGTGTGTGCCGTGGTGGAAGTCGGCGTGCCAGAGCGCGTTGGTGTGCGCGCTCTCGTAAGAGCGGACCTCGACCCGCGCGAGCCGTTCGCGTGCCTCGGCGCGAGCGGCGCTGTCGCGCACGGATCGCCGCGCCTGGCGAAACAACCCCTGCGCCGCAAAGTAGCGGCGCACGCTCGCGTACGAGGGCGCCGCCCCGAGTGCCGGATCCTCGCGCAGCCGTACGGCCAGGTTGTCGTAGTGCAGCTGCACCGTCCAGCTCGGGTGCGCGTGGTACTGGGCGTACAGCAGCGCACCGATCGCCGTCGACAGGCTGCGCTGGCGACCGGCATCCTTGCGCACCCCGCGGCGTAGTGCCGCCACCGGATCCGTGCGGGCGTTCTTCGCCGCGTAGTACCAGCGCTCGATCGTCGAGCGCCCGAACTGGCACGGCCTCCCCGTGACCGGGTGGCGCCAGTGTCGGGCCGCCAGCTGCACCAGCGTCTGCTGCAGCGCACCCGGCTCGGGCGGCGCCGCCAGCAGCGGACCGATGATCATGAAGCGCAGCCGTGCCCAGCGGTCTCGATCGCCCTCGACCGTCCTGCCCATGCGAAATCCCCGTGCGGTGAGTGTATGCGCAGCCTACGCAGCTCCTCCGCCTCGCGGCACCCGCATCGTCTGCGGGTCATCCGCGCGCCCTCACCGAACGCGACAGCGGTGCGAGCAGCCGCAGCAGCCCCACCACCGAAGTTGCCGAGAAGGCCTCACCCCAGCGTTCCAGCAATCCGCGCGGCAACGCTTGCTCCTCCACTGGCGTGGCCAGTCGTGCCCGGATCGCCGCCCACGGCGCACTGGCTGCGAAATCTCTCCGCCACCACCGTCGCCAGCGCTCGAGCGTGCGCAAACCGACCCCGATACGCTCGCACAGTCGCTGCCGGTGCCGCTCACTCAGACCCTGTGCCAGCGCACACGCCAGCACCACCACGGCGCCCGCAAACACCCGGCGCCCCAGAAAAACGCACCGACGACGGCGTCATGCGCCGTCGGCACCCGTCGCGGGCACAGCAGAAACTCAGGCGTCGCACCCCGTCCGGCCCGAACAGCGCACGCGGCACGCCGCGCGGCTTGCGCGGGTAGTCGGCGCGATGCAGCGGCGCACCGCACGCCGGACAGCCGCCAGCGCTCTCCTGCTCCGCCAGGTCGTGATCGATCAGCTGCAAAAACCGCCAGAAGCTGGCATCGCGTAACAGGGCATGGCACATTGGAGTGGTCTCGCATTCTTGGTCGAACACGAGACAACCCCCTCGGAGGGCTTCTTGCAAGCTCTTCGAGGGGGCCTTGCTTCCGCTCCTCACCAACCGTGACAAAAAACGGCCGGAAATCCCTCAGATAGTCTGGTCAAGCTCAGACCACCTCGCACATCGACCGGCGGGTGGGTGAAAGCCGCCATTATCCAGGAGGCGCCATCGCCATAGACGCGGTCTTCCGGTGGTATCAAGCGAATATCGCCAACTTCATCACGCAATCTGGGGTTGGTCAGCGACTCGACGGCGTAGAGCACCCCAAGTTCCGCACTTCGTGCCCGGTTTTGGCGGGGTCGCCGCTAGCCACACTCCATGATTTCAACGACTTGGGCGTGCCGCAAGCCCGATTTCCAGACAATCGTGTTGTGTCACGCCTTAACGTTTTGATGGCTTTAATGGCGGGTTGGCATGTGATAGCGTTGACACATGTACACGCGCATCACCCGCTCCGGCGGCCGGAGCTACCTGCAACTCGTCGAAGGCTTCCGCACCCAGGCCGGGGTGCGCCAGCGCGTGGTCGCCAACCTCGGTCGCCTGGATGAGCTGGACGGCAAGAAACTCGATCCACTCATCCACGGCTTGCAGCGTGCGCTCGGTCGCGTGCCGATCTCGGCACCCGTGCCGGAGTACGACTCGGCACGGGCGCTGGGCGATGTGCATGCCCTGAATGAACTGTGGTCGAGTCTGGGTTTGGGCGATGCCGTACGTCAGGCCCTGCGCTCCTCGCGCCGCGCATTCGATGCCGAGGCGATGGTGCGGGCGATGGTGTTCAACCGCCTGTGTGCACCCGATTCCAAGCTCGGCTGTCTGGAATGGCTGGAGACGGTGGCGATCCAGGCATGCCCGAGGCGGTCTCGCACGATCACCTGCTGCGCACGCTGGATGCGCTGATGGATCGCGCCGGGAAGGTCGAGGCGAAGGTGGCCCAGCTGTTGCGGCCGATGCTCGATCAGCAATTGTCGGTGGTGTTCTACGATCTGACCACGGTGCGCATCCACGGCGAGGGCCATGTTCCCGAGGATGTACGTGCCTATGGCATGAACAAGGAAACTGGCGGCATCGCCCGGCAGTTCGTGCTGGGCGTGGTGCAGTCGGCCGAGGGTTTGCCGCTGATGCACACCGTGCATGCCGGCAACGTTGCCGAGACCGCCACCCTCAAGGCCATGCTCGAACAGGTGCTGGCGCGCTTCCCGGTCGAGCGGGTGATCCGGTCGCCGACCGCGGTCTGCTCAGTCTGGACAACATCGCCCAGATCGGCGAGCTGGCCCGGCAGACCGAGCGCAAGTTGCAGTTCATCCGGCGGTGCCGGCACGGCGCTACGCAGAGCTGGGCGGCACGCTCGATGCGATGAGCTTCGGCGAGGGTCTGGCCGAAGGCCGCTTCGCCGAGCACCGGCTGGTGGTCGCGCACGATCCGACCTGAGCGGCCGAGCAGACGGCCAGCCGCCACCAACGCATCGCCGAACTGGAAGCCTTCGCCGACCAGCTTGTCGCCAAGCTCGACGCGCAGGACAAAGGCCTCACCGAACGCGGCCGCAAGGCCAGCGACCGCGGTGCCTACAGCCGCTTCCAGCAAGCCGTTGCCGAGGCCGAGTTGACTCGCTTCGTGAAGCCGCAATACCACGCCGAGCGCTTCAGCTATACCCTCGACGAGGCGGCCATCGCACGCGCGGAGACCTTCGACGGCAAGCTGGTACTGCTGACCAATGTCGAGGACTTTACAGCCGCGCAGATCGTCGAGCGCTACAAGAACTGGCCGACATCGAGCGCGGCTTCCGGGTGCTCAAGAGCGACCTTGCGATTGCACCGGTGTACCACCGCCTCCCGGATCGCATCCGCGCGCACGCGCTGATCTGCTTCCCGGCGCTGCTGCTGTATCGGGTGATGCGCATGCGCTTGAAGCAGCACGGCAGCGTCCACAGCCCGAAGACCGCGCTGGAGCTGCTGCGGCGAATCCAGCAGCACCGCGTCACTATCGGCACGCAACACCTGACCGGTATTGGCAAGATCACACCCCAGCAACTCCAACTCTTCGAGGCCTTGACCGTCAAAGCACCCGCCTGAAGCGCTTGTTGTGGCATTTTTGACTTACGTCACCAAGTCAAATCAAACACTTGCGTGATTAGCTGCGGAACTTGGGAGCACGCCCCAATCCTGAGGATTGGAGACGCGCTCGAACAGGTGGATCTGGGGATAGCGCGACAGCATGACCCGATAGACGGGTTCATTGACCTGGCTACCGGGTAGAGTATCGATGGCGATCACCAGCCACCTCGCTCCGCATCAAGAAAATCCCTGACCACGGCCAGGTCAACCACCTGACCAGCGAGTATTCGGCTCAGCGGGGTCGTGCCATTGAACAGCGGGTTGTCGTTGGGAGTAGCCAGCCACTGGTCAGCCAGCACCTGATCGGGCAGCAAGATTTGCAGGGACTTGTAAATCCCCAAAATGTAGCTGACCCGCTCCAACAGGTCTCGCGTCAGCTTGGCCTTCTCGGGCTGGCTCTTCCAGTTGTAAAGGGTCTTCTCATTACTGAGCCCCAATAGCACCATTTGCTGGGCACCAGTGATGCGCCACTGGCTGAAGATATTGAAAATCGCCGGTAGCAGTGAACTGGTGACACTGGAACCACGCTGCAGCAGTTGTTCGGCCTGAGCGATCATGATTACCTCCTGAACAGCACTTTCGCTGTATCCTTACAGTGCCTGAATGCAAGCCAGCAGACTGTAATGTTACAGTCAACCCTGTAAAATCTCTTGTGCGTCAGCCGTCTGCGTTTCAGTTCAACGCAGGTGTGCGGCGATGGCATCGAATCATGTACTGCCAGCGAATCCAGAGATGTCGCCCTCTGCTTCCAATGAAATGCACAACTCACGGGTGGCGTCTGAAATCGGTGCGGACAACAACGCGGTTATGGAATCCTCCAGATTGGCAATGAACAGGCGGGTATTCGATTCCAGCCGGTCGGCAGATCCGGTTTCCAGCATGCGCACATGGTCATCGAGGCCGTGAAACACGAGCACCGCCGCCAGCAACAATCGCTGGCGTGCGACTGTCTCCGGCAGGTATGTGGAGCGTAGCGCCTGACGCAGCGCCTGAACGAAGCGGTCGCTACGCGCCAGCCTCAACGGCGACGCCGGTGTGCCATGGACCGACAGGGTATGCAACGCGATGAGCTGAGCGTTGATGCGAATGAATGCCCGTCCACCATCGGCATCGTCAAGTTTGGCGGCTATCGGCTGTACGAAGGCATTTACCAGTGAGCGTAAACCCGATGGGCTTTCCGATTCTTCCAGACGATTCAACAGCACTTCACGTGCAGCAGTAATGCCCGCGACATGCCTGTCGAGGATGACCTGCAACAATCCCTGCTTGTCACCGAAGTGATACTGGCACGCACTGCTGTTTTTCTGCCCCGCCGCCTTGCTGACCTCGTTCAACGAGACGTTTTCTATGCTGCGACTGGCAAACAGCGCTTCAGCAACGCTGATGAGTCGCGTCCGTGTGGCCTGACTGCGTCGCGTCACGGCACCATCGGATGGCTTTGACATTTGATATATCTTCGATCAGCAAGCGCGCCCCAAACCGACGATCAAGAGGTGCGGATGAAATTCTGGCAGACGCTCACATGGACAGAACCCGATCAGTTGCTCGACGTTGTCAGGCATGCAGAAGACGTCGGTTTCGACGGTGTGATGCTGAGCGACCATGGTGCATTCCCCAGGGAAGTACGTTCACGTTACCCCTACTTCGCCGACGGCACGCCGCCAATGACGCACGACGGCTTTCTGCCCGACTGCCGGGCAACGCTCTCGCTGAGCGCACGCTCGGATCCCGGACTTGTCCGTTCGTCAATGCAGCGTGAAAGCGATCAGGGCATCACCCGATTCCGACCATGCATGTCCGCCTGCGGCAATGACGACATATTGCGGACCATCGGGACGCAAGCGGTAGCTCATGGGGGTGGCGCTCGCCGTGAATGGCAGGCGATAGCGCCACACTTCATCACCCGTTTGCGCATCGAACGCACGGAAGAACCTGTCCATCGTTGCACCCACGAACACCAGCCCCCCGGCCGTCACGATCGAGCCGCCCAGGTTCGGCGTGCCAAGCCTGAACCACAAGGGAAAGGGTGCCTGATCCCGCGTAGAACCCAGCGGGCGTTTCCACAATACCTGCCCGGACTTCAGATCGACTGCCGTCAACGTACCCCAAGGGGTTGGCGCGCACGGAGCGCCAAGGTTCGACAGCAGCATCGTGCGCTTGGCTCCATATACCGTGCCCTGCTGTGGATAGAATTCATCGGGAAAGTGTCCCAGCTCGGCAACGCCACCGTCATATATCTTCCGCGGTATCAGTTGCACGATCTGCGCAATGGCGGTCTGGTTCGTGTACAGGACTCCATGCACCGGATCGATCGCCACACTGCCCCAGTTCGAGCCCCCCAGGCTGGAGGGGTACTGGATCGAACCTTCCAAAGAAGGGGGAGTGAAGATTCCTTCATAGCGAAGCCTGCTCATCTTCCCGGCACAATCGCGCTTGTCGAAAAAGGCAAAGCCGAAAACATCATTTGCTGCAAAGATCGGGGGTTGCAGCGGTGCCGGGTGAGTGGGGAAGGGTTGCGTCGGTGACAACTGCTCGCCGGGCACACCGCCTTGTGGTACGGGGCGCTCCTCCACCGGGTACAGCGGCTCGCCGGTCTCGCGATCGAGCAGGAATATGTGCCCCATCTTGGTTGCCTGCGCAACCGCCGGAACACCGCCACCCACACCCCCGAGCTGAAACAATACCGGTTGCGAAGCCACGTCATAATCCCAGACGTCGTGGTGCACGGTCTGAAAGGCCCACACGACCTTTCCGGTGCTGACGTCGAGAGCAACCGTCGAACTGCCATACCGGTCCAGGTTGCCGCGCACGCCGCCGAACAGATCGGGCCCCGCGTTGCCCGTCGGCAGAAACACCAGCCCGCGCTCCTCGTCGCCCGACATGATCGACCAGACATTCGGAGTGCCGGGACGATAGATCGGCGCATCCGGGTCTATGCTGCGCTCGGCCTCGGTAATGGGTGCGGGATCCCACGCCCAGCGCAGCGCACCCGTGCGAACGTCGTATCCCTTGACGACACCACTCGGCGCGTTCGTTCTCAGGTTGTCGGCAACCAGCGCGCCGACCACGACCACATCACGAACGACGATCGGCGGCGACGTCGGGTAGCGCTCCCACTTCGGGGCCGGCTGCAGATTCTCGCGCAGATCGACGCGCCCGCCTCGCCCGAAATCACGGCAGGGTTGGCCGGTTTTCGCATCGAGCGCAATCAGCTCCGAATCGAGCGTGGCGGCAAGGATGCGCGTTGCGCAGACACCATCGCCGGGAGCATTGGTTTCACGCCAGAAAGCCACCCCGCGGCACGCTCGGGTGGAAGGGGTTTCATCGAAGTGACGATTGCGGACTTCGGGATCGAACGACCAGCGCTCGACGCCTGTTTCGGGATCCAGCGCGATCACGCGGTTATACGGCGTACAGAATACAAGCTGGTCGTCGACCAATATCGGCGTGACGCTGAAACTCGTCTTGGTTTCGGTCGAACTGCCGTTGCTGAAATCGCCACTGCGATGCGTCCAGGCAACTTGCAGTCCATTGACGTTGGCGGGCGTAATTTGGGTCAGTGGCGAGTAGCGTAGCCCACCCTTGTCACCGCCGTATTCCGGCCATCCCGCCATTGCACCAGTATCATTTCCGTCGGTTGAAGGCCTGCTCCCGCATCCGGCAAGGGCCAACACGCTGCACAACAACAAATACCGGAGGGGCTGTGACTTCATGATGTCTGGATTTCCCGTTCGGATCGGAGCTATCTGCCCAACGCGCCATCGACGACGGCGATCTGTTCAGGTGACAACGGAGCGCAGTGCGTCAGCCCTCCATCCACGAACAGGGTGCTGCCGGTCATGCCGGCACTCGCCTCCGACGCCAGCAGCAACAGGGGTCCGGCAAAGTCATCGAGACGATTGGAGCGCCCGATCGCCATTCCGACGCCAGCGGCGACCGGGACGGCTTCGGTAAAGGTCTCGACGAATTTCTCGGTGGCGACAACACCGGGACACAGGCCGTTCACGGTTACGCCATATCGCCCGACCTCGATGGCCAGTTGCCGGGTCATGGCCATCAGTGCGCCCTTGGACGTTCCGTAGGCGGGCACCGCCGCCATGCCAAGCAGCCCCGATGGAGACTCCACATTGATGATTCGGCCCCAGCCGTTGCGCATCATTCCCGGCAGGCAGGCGCGACACATGCGAAACGCACCATTGAGGTTGGTGTCGATGACACTGACCCACACGTCCTCGTCCATCCGGGTCAGCAGGCCTGGCGGAAATATCGCAGCATTGTTGACCAGGATATCGACCCGCCCCTGCCAGTCGATCACTTCCTGAACCGCTGCTTCAACCTGAGACGTGCTTCGTACATCGCAGACTATGGCGCGCACGACACCACCGCGCTGATTCAGCTCCGCTTCGACGCCTCGAAGCGTTTCCAGATGCCTGCCCGTGATCGCCACTGCGGCGCCCGCCTCGGCGAGCGTCGCCGCCATGGCCCGACCAAGCCCGCTGCCACCGCCGGTCACGATGGCGACCTTGCCATCGAGCGCTGTCATGACAACCACCGTTGCTGCGCCGGATGGATCGAGTACTCGCACACGCCCATGCAACGTCGCCCATCATCGAGTTCGAATTCGCAGAACGCTTCGAAGCAGTCCACCGGGTTATCCAGACAGTTGTCGCCGCGATACCAGAGCTTTATCTCGCCGAGCTTCCTCAGGCTGCGCACCTGCCTCCTGCGTCCATCCGGCAAGTTCAGCACGAAGCGAAATTCAATGGCGGTCGCCCTGTCATCACCCAGAATGATTTCTGCCTCTACCCCACGCAGGGGCTGATCGCCCTGCGTGCTGGAAATCGACCCAACCGTTGGCATGCTGAGGCGGCTGCCCTGCGGACAGCCCAGCGCGCAGAGCTGCGCATCGTCCAGATGCAATATCAGCCAGAAATGCCCGGCAAACCTCGGTTCATCGATCCGTTCCCACTCCTTTTCCTCGTGGAAGTTGTGCATCCATGAACGCTCGCGATGGGAACGGCAGGCAATGTTGCGCACCTCCCCCCTGGCAGGCCCCTGGCGAATTTCGAATCGCCCGTGGCAATCCATTGCCTGTTCGAAATGCCCGCCCCACACCATGGAAAAATAGTCATTCGCCTCCGTGAGCTGGTGCGCGGCTTGGGAATGGTCATATTCGAAGGCCGGGTATCGCGCCTTGAAGTTCAGGTCATAGGCGTACAGCGGTCCATTGAAGCGCACACGAAACGCATCCAGCGGACGCAACACCTCGTAGCTCATGCGTCCATCACCCCACGGTCCCTGCGGTTCTTTCTGCGGATCGAAGCAATGCTTGTTGCCCCAATACTGCAGAACGCCGTCGATCTGAAACAGTGAAGCCCAGCGGGAATAACCATGATTGGTCAGAAAGATCTGGGCGACGCCAAAGACGTTCGCATCCGGATCCATGACGCTGAACCAGGTCGTATCGACGAACAGGGCGTCTGGAATCGGGGCCGAATCGAGATGCAGAAACTCATCCTGCTCCACCATCATTCCTTTTCTCCTTTGGTTTCACCCGGTGCAGATATGCCTGGCAGCCCGGTAGCCGAACACCATGGCCGGCCCGATACTCGATCCCGGTCCGGGGTATGTGACCAGGACACCTGCCGCCGTATTCCCTATCGCGTACAGCCCGTCCATGGCCTTTCCCTGTTGATCCAGCACGCGGGCAAATTCGTCGATTTCGAGCCCGCCGCTGGTTCCCACGTCTCCAAGCTCCATGCGCATCGCATAAAACGGCGCTTCCGCCATCGGTCCGAGACAGGGATTGGGTTGCACCCGAGGGTCGCCATAGTGGCGGTCATAGTTGGTATCACCCCGGTGGAATTCGGCATCGACGCCGGTTCGGGCGTATTCGTTCATTCGCGCCACCGTATCCAGCAGCCCTCCCTTGGGAACCTCTGCAAAACCTCTGTAAAAACCTGGCTTGCATCCGCCTGGTATGAGACAGTCGAGGCATGAAACAGATGAGCCTTGCCCCCATGAGCGGTTTTGAGTTGAAGACGCGGCGCACGCGAAAGCGTGTGTTCCTGAGTGAGATGCAGCAGGTCGTGCCGTGGGCGGATCTGGTGGCAATCATTGCGCCGTATGCACCCACACCCGGCCCGAAAGGCGGGCGCCCGCCATTTGCAGTGGAAACGATGCTGCGCATCCACTTCCTGCAGCAGTGGTTCGGGTTGTCGGATCCGGCCATGGAAGAGGCGCTCTACGACGTGCCGCTGTACCGCGAGTTTGCTGGTCTGGATGTGGGAGTTGACCGCCTGCCTGATGAGAGCACCATTTTGCGTTTTCGGCATCTGCTCGAAGCGCACGGCTTGAGCACACGCCTCTTCGATCACATCAACACGCTTCTGGCGGAGCGCGGTTTGCTTCTCAAGGCGGGAACAGCTGTCGACGCCACGATCATCGCTGCCCCGTCCTCGACGAAAAACGATACGGGTACGCGCGACTCTGAGATGCACCAGACAAAGAAAGGAAACCAATGGTTCTTCGGCATGAAGGCGCACATTGGGGTGGATGCCGACTCGGGGCTGGTGCACACGGTGGTGACGACATCGGCCAACGCGCACGACGTCACGCAAGCACACGAACTGTTGCACGGTGAAGAAGAGGATGTCTTCGCTGATTCGGGCTACCGAGGCGTTGAAAAGCGCGAGGAGATCAAGGCGAATCGGCCACAGCCGAACTGGCACGTGGCGATGATGCCCGGCAAGCGCCGAGCGCTGGACAAGAATACCCCGCGCGGCAGTCTGGTCGATGCGTTGGAGCGGACCAAGGCGCGTATCCGGGCGAAGGTCGAGCATCCGTTTCGGGTGCTCAAGTGCCAGTTCGGATTCACCAAGGTGCGCTACAAGGGTCTGGCCAAGAACACAGCCAACCTGGCCACCCTCTTTGCGTTGGTCAATTTGTGGCTGGCGCGCAAACGAATTTTGCAGGCTTGCGGGGGATGAGTGTGCCCGCAGCACGGGCAAGAGCCCCGAAACGGGCTGAAAGTAGCTAAAAAACGGGCGGATTTGATGAAAATCAGCTGCCACACTCATTATTTTGTCCAACCTACGCAATATCTCGTAATTCACCGGATGTTGTGCAGAGGTTCCCTTGTCGATTCCGGCAGCGGCAGCAAGTGCCTCGATCGTCGGGGCTCGATGCAGGAATCCCGACCGGGAATAGGAACGCGGCAACACGATATCCGGACGCAATGAGCTGCGGAGCAACGGGCCGGTGATATAGCTGCGGCGGAAACGCGCATCGAATATGAAGAAAGCCGGATAGGAAGGATCGCTTTCGGTATGCCTTGCCTGTGCGGCCAGAACAAAGGTCATGTAATTCTGGGCTTCATTGGCAAGACGTCTTCCCAGCGTGTTGACCACACAGGAACCGGGCAGGGACCGCTCTATGACCGCAAGCCGGGGCAAATCATCGGGCGGCACGAAAGTCGGAACCCACCAGGCGGCATGCATGCGCTTCAAGCGGGCACCGAGCCGTTCTGCCGCAACGATGGCATCTCCCGTATCCGTATCGACGGCGGCACTCCAGGCACTGCTGGTTGGCTTGGGCAGATACCTGTCGCGCATCGACTGGTTTTTCGCAAAACCGCCGGCAGCCAGAATCACTGCCCGCCTGGCACGGATGTTCACTTGCTGCCCATCGCGCTCCACAACGGCACCGCAAACCCGGTCACCGTCATGGATCAGGCGCACCAGACGCGTTCGCAGCCACAGCGGCATGCTCCGGTCCAACATGGAAGCCCGCAGTTGCGCTATTCCGGCACTGCCACAGGTCACACGACGATCAACCGAAGTGCGAAGGCGCCATGGAAAATCACCGAGGTATTTTCGTAGCAGTCGCGCCGTCGTTTTCAGCCAGCCCGGCAGCATGGACATGAACTGATGGGCTTCCTCCATGGTGATGGAGATCTTGCCCAGCATGAACATGCTGGGATGCGTTGGCAGCAATTCCTGCCAGTCGCTTCCAAGCTGGTCGAGAAAGAAGGGTTCCGGTTCCAGCGAGCGATGACCCGGCCTGGCTCCCGGAGCATCTGAAAAATAATCCGGATACATCGACAGCGAGCGATAGCGGACGCGGGTTCGATCAGCCAGCAATCGAACCATTTCAGGGCCTGATTGAAGGTACGCATCGATCAGCCCGGGATCCCTGTCGTTTTCCGGGATCACCGCGTGGAGATAGGCCCTGGCCTCGGCAAGGGTATCCTGCGCGCCCGCATCCAGGGCGTAATGATTGCATGGGATCCAGACCCCTCCGCCGGAGCGGGCACTGGTGCCCCCGTAGCGGGCGCCCTTCTCGACGACGAGAACATCCCTGGCTCCGAGTTCGTAGCAGCAAAGTGCCGAGGTCAAGCCGCCATTGCCCGACCCGACGACGAGCACGTCCACGGAGTG includes:
- a CDS encoding DUF2384 domain-containing protein, which encodes MIAQAEQLLQRGSSVTSSLLPAIFNIFSQWRITGAQQMVLLGLSNEKTLYNWKSQPEKAKLTRDLLERVSYILGIYKSLQILLPDQVLADQWLATPNDNPLFNGTTPLSRILAGQVVDLAVVRDFLDAERGGW
- a CDS encoding TetR/AcrR family transcriptional regulator, with the translated sequence MSKPSDGAVTRRSQATRTRLISVAEALFASRSIENVSLNEVSKAAGQKNSSACQYHFGDKQGLLQVILDRHVAGITAAREVLLNRLEESESPSGLRSLVNAFVQPIAAKLDDADGGRAFIRINAQLIALHTLSVHGTPASPLRLARSDRFVQALRQALRSTYLPETVARQRLLLAAVLVFHGLDDHVRMLETGSADRLESNTRLFIANLEDSITALLSAPISDATRELCISLEAEGDISGFAGST
- a CDS encoding pyrroloquinoline quinone-dependent dehydrogenase, giving the protein MAGWPEYGGDKGGLRYSPLTQITPANVNGLQVAWTHRSGDFSNGSSTETKTSFSVTPILVDDQLVFCTPYNRVIALDPETGVERWSFDPEVRNRHFDETPSTRACRGVAFWRETNAPGDGVCATRILAATLDSELIALDAKTGQPCRDFGRGGRVDLRENLQPAPKWERYPTSPPIVVRDVVVVGALVADNLRTNAPSGVVKGYDVRTGALRWAWDPAPITEAERSIDPDAPIYRPGTPNVWSIMSGDEERGLVFLPTGNAGPDLFGGVRGNLDRYGSSTVALDVSTGKVVWAFQTVHHDVWDYDVASQPVLFQLGGVGGGVPAVAQATKMGHIFLLDRETGEPLYPVEERPVPQGGVPGEQLSPTQPFPTHPAPLQPPIFAANDVFGFAFFDKRDCAGKMSRLRYEGIFTPPSLEGSIQYPSSLGGSNWGSVAIDPVHGVLYTNQTAIAQIVQLIPRKIYDGGVAELGHFPDEFYPQQGTVYGAKRTMLLSNLGAPCAPTPWGTLTAVDLKSGQVLWKRPLGSTRDQAPFPLWFRLGTPNLGGSIVTAGGLVFVGATMDRFFRAFDAQTGDEVWRYRLPFTASATPMSYRLRPDGPQYVVIAAGGHAWSESGDALIAFTLH
- a CDS encoding SDR family oxidoreductase, whose translation is MAATLAEAGAAVAITGRHLETLRGVEAELNQRGGVVRAIVCDVRSTSQVEAAVQEVIDWQGRVDILVNNAAIFPPGLLTRMDEDVWVSVIDTNLNGAFRMCRACLPGMMRNGWGRIINVESPSGLLGMAAVPAYGTSKGALMAMTRQLAIEVGRYGVTVNGLCPGVVATEKFVETFTEAVPVAAGVGMAIGRSNRLDDFAGPLLLLASEASAGMTGSTLFVDGGLTHCAPLSPEQIAVVDGALGR
- a CDS encoding FAD-binding protein; translated protein: MNEYARTGVDAEFHRGDTNYDRHYGDPRVQPNPCLGPMAEAPFYAMRMELGDVGTSGGLEIDEFARVLDQQGKAMDGLYAIGNTAAGVLVTYPGPGSSIGPAMVFGYRAARHICTG
- a CDS encoding IS5 family transposase — its product is MKQMSLAPMSGFELKTRRTRKRVFLSEMQQVVPWADLVAIIAPYAPTPGPKGGRPPFAVETMLRIHFLQQWFGLSDPAMEEALYDVPLYREFAGLDVGVDRLPDESTILRFRHLLEAHGLSTRLFDHINTLLAERGLLLKAGTAVDATIIAAPSSTKNDTGTRDSEMHQTKKGNQWFFGMKAHIGVDADSGLVHTVVTTSANAHDVTQAHELLHGEEEDVFADSGYRGVEKREEIKANRPQPNWHVAMMPGKRRALDKNTPRGSLVDALERTKARIRAKVEHPFRVLKCQFGFTKVRYKGLAKNTANLATLFALVNLWLARKRILQACGG